DNA from Vibrio alfacsensis:
CTAACATCGATAAAGCAATCATCTCCGTGCACTGTCATGACGATTTAGGTATGTCTGTCGCCAACTCAATTGCAGCGGTACAAGCCGGTGCGCGTCAAGTTGAGGGGACAATCAACGGTATCGGCGAACGGGCAGGCAACTGCTCTCTTGAAGAGATCGCAATGATCCTTAAAACACGTCAAGAGTTTATGGGCGTACACACGGGGCTAAAACACGATGAGATTCATCGCACCAGTAAACTCGTTAGCCAGCTATGCAACATGCCGATCCAAAGCAACAAAGCGATCGTTGGCGCTAACGCATTCAGCCACTCTTCAGGCATTCACCAAGATGGCATGTTAAAGAACAAAAATACTTACGAGATCATGACGCCAGAATCGATTGGTCTTAAGAACCAGGCGCTAAACCTAACCAGTCGCAGTGGTCGTGCCGCCGTGAAGAGCCACATGGACGCAATGGGTTACAAAGACGAAGAGTACAACCTAGACGCATTATACGAGGACTTCTTGAAGCTGGCCGACCGTAAAGGTCAAGTGTTCGATTACGATCTAGAAGCCCTAATGCACTTCTCGAACTTGCGTGAAGAAGACGACTTTTACAAGTTGAACTACCTAAGCGTGCAATCTGGCAGTGTCATGGCCACCACCAGTGTAAAAATGCAATGTGGTGATGTGGAAAAATCTGAAGCGGCCGTCGGTAATGGTCCGGTTGATGCGCTATACCAATGTATCTACCGCGTGACAGGTTACGAGATCGTGCTAGACAAGTTCGACCTAACCGCGAAAGGCGAAGGGGAAGATGGGCTTGGTCAGGCTGACATCATCGCCAATTACAAAGGCCGCAAGTACCACGGAACTGGCGTTTCAACTGACATCGTAGAAGCCTCTGGTCAGGCGCTATTGCACGTCATTAATAGCATCCATCGTGCCGATACCATCGAAGAAATGAAACAAAAGAAAATTGCGACCGTTTAATGGGATTCATTGGAGTCTGAACCACACCTCAAACTTCAACCAAATTCATTTAGATATGCTCCAAAATAAAAAATTTAAAGGATTAACATGACAGACAAATCATACAAAATTGCCGTTTTACCTGGTGACGGTATTGGCCCAGAGGTAATGGCGCAAGCCCACAAAGTCTTGGACGCCATCGAAAAGAAACACGGCATTGCGTTTGAGCGAGATGAGCATGACGTTGGCGGTATCGCGATCGATAATCACGGTTGCCCACTTCCAGAGAGTACCGTCAAAGCGTGTGAAGAGTCTGATGCCGTGTTATTTGGTTCTGTCGGTGGGCCTAAATGGGAACACTTACCTGCCAACGACCAACCAGAGCGTGGCGCATTGCTGCCGCTACGTAAACATTTCCAGCTGTTCTGTAATCTTCGCCCAGCACAAATCCATGCGGGTCTAGAAGCGTTCTCACCCTTACGAGCAGACATCTCTGGCCGTGGTTTCGACATCGTGGTAGTACGCGAATTGACTGGTGGTATCTACTTTGGCCAACCAAAGGGTCGGGAAGGTGAGGGGCCAACAGAAAAAGCGTTTGATACCGAGGTTTACCATCGTTTTGAGATCGAACGTATAGCAAAAATTGCTTTTGAATCCGCTCGTCTACGCCGTAAGAAAGTCTGTTCAATCGATAAAGCGAATGTTCTACAAAGCTCCATCCTATGGCGTGAAGTCGTTGAGCAGATTGCCAAAGACTACCCTGATGTTGAGCTATCCCACATGTATATCGATAACGCGACCATGCAGCTAATCAAAGATCCTGCTCAGTTTGACGTGATGTTGTGTTCGAACATCTTCGGCGACATCATTTCTGATGAGTGCGCGATGATCACTGGCTCTATGGGTATGCTGCCATCAGCAAGCCTAAACGAAAGCAAATTCGGTCTGTACGAACCAGCAGGCGGCAGTGCACCAGACATCGCAGGTAAGAACATCGCAAACCCTGTCGCTCAAATCTTGTCAGCAGCCTTGATGCTGCGTTACAGCCTTGGCGAAGAAGCGGCGGCACTCGATATTGAAAACGCCGTCTCTAAAGCGCTATCTGCTGGAGAGTTAACCGGTGATCTTGCGGGTGACAACCTAGCACTTTCAACGTCAGAGATGGGCGATAAAATCGCTGAGTACATTCTAAATTCATAATAATTACATGGAAGTAAATGAGCATGGCTAAAACGCTTTACGAAAAGGTTTACGATGCGCACGTCGCCGTTGCCGCTGAGGGTGAAAACCCGATTCTTTATATTGATCGACACTTGGTTCATGAAGTGACCTCTCCTCAAGCATTTGATGGTCTGCGTGAGAAAGGTCGTCAAGTGCGTCAGGTGAGCAAGACGTTTGCCACCATGGACCACAATGTTTCCACCACCACCAAAGACATTAATGCCTCTGGTGAGATGGCGCGCATCCAGATGGAAACCCTATCGAAAAACTGTGAAGAGTTCGGTGTCACCCTTTACGACATTAACCACAAGTACCAAGGGATTGTGCACGTTATGGGCCCAGAGCTAGGGATTACTCTACCGGGCATGACCATTGTGTGTGGTGACTCACACACCGCTACCCACGGCGCGTTTGGTTCGCTCGCTTTTGGTATCGGTACGTCGGAAGTTGAGCACGTATTGGCGACACAAACGCTAAAACAAGCACGCGCAAAAACGATGAAAATCGAAGTGAAAGGCAAAGTTGCATCGGGTATTACTGCAAAAGATATCGTGTTAGCCATCATCGGTGAAACCACGGCTGCCGGCGGCACCGGTTATGTTGTTGAGTTTTGTGGCGAAGCCATCACTGATCTTTCTATGGAAGGTCGTATGACAGTATGTAACATGGCGATTGAACTAGGCGCAAAAGCCGGTTTGATTGCACCTGATGAAACCACATTCGAATACATCAAAGGGCGTAAATTCTCACCTCAAGGGGCGGATTTTGATGCTGCCGTTGAATATTGGAAAACACTAAAAACTGACGATGATGCCCAGTTCGATGCCGTCGTAACGCTAAACGCAGCAGACATCAAACCACAGGTGACTTGGGGCACTAACCCTGGCCAAGTGATTGCGGTAGACCAACCAATTCCTGCACCAGAAAGCTTTGCAGACCCTGTAGAAAAAGCATCGGCAGAGAAAGCGCTCGCTTACATGGGGCTAGAAGCAGGCAAATCATTATCGGATTACAACGTTGATAAAGTCTTCGTTGGCTCTTGCACTAACTCACGTATTGAAGATATGCGTGCAGCAGCAGACGTAGCAAAAGGCCGTAAAGTGGCCGCTCACGTTCAAGCACTTATCGTTCCTGGTTCTGAGCAAGTCAAAGCGCAAGCGGAAGCTGAGGGTTTGGACGTTATCTTTAAAGAAGCAGGCTTTGAGTGGCGTTTACCAGGCTGCTCCATGTGTTTAGCGATGAATAACGACCGTCTCGGCCCTCATGAGCGCTGTGCGTCAACATCAAACCGTAATTTTGAAGGTCGCCAAGGTCGTGATGGACGTACCCACTTAGTGAGCCCTGCGATGGCAGCGGCGGCAGCGATTGCGGGTCACTTCGTTGATATTCGTGAATTGGCTTTTTTTGATAAATAGGACTAGAGGAAAGAACAGATGTCAGGTTTTAAACAACACACTGGTTTGGTTGTGCCTCTAGATGCCGCCAACGTCGATACCGATGCGATCATTCCTAAACAGTTTCTACAAAAGGTTTCGCGCCTTGGTTTTGGGAAGCACTTGTTCCATGACTGGCGTTTCCTAGATGATGCTGGCGAGCAGCCAAACCCAGAATTCGTAATGAACGCTCCACGCTATAAAGGCGCGTCTATTTTGCTCGCGCGTGAAAACTTCGGTTGTGGCTCATCTCGTGAGCACGCGCCGTGGGCACTCGCCGATTACGGCATCAAAGCGATGATCGCCCCAAGCTTTGCCGATATTTTTTACGGCAACTCAATCAACAACCAAATGGTGCCCGTTCGTCTTACAGAGCAAGAAGTGGATGAGATTTTCCAGTTCGTTGAAGCCCATGAGAATGCTGAAGTGGAGGTGGATCTCGAAGCCAATGTGGTTCGTGCTAACGGCAAGGAGTATGGTTTTGAAATCGACTCGTTCCGTCGCCATTGTTTGCTAAACGGTTTAGACAATATTGGCCTAACTCTGCAACACGCAGATAAAATTGCGGAGTACGAAGCGAATATTCCAAGTTTCTTAAGCTAATTTGATTCTCAATCAAGCAAACAAAAAAGGTTGGTATGTGCCAGCCTTTTTGTTTTATTCCCATGGTTTAAGGAAAGAAATTCCATCGTGCAGCGGTCTACACTATCAATAAGGTTAAGCCCTAAGGATTCCCTATGAAGCGTCTACTCTTGCTATTGTGTGCCCTCGTGTCGTTTTCGACATTTTCTGCTCCTAAATCGGATTTGTGGCCGTATTGGAAGCAATCAAATGAAGCGAACCAAAACCAAATATCTCATCAAGAGTGGCAGCAACTGATCGATACTTACCTCGTTGAACAAGGCGAAAATACGTTATTTCGCTATAACAAGGTGTCTTCTACCCACAAAGCAACATTGAAGCAGTATATCCAACGACTGGC
Protein-coding regions in this window:
- the leuB gene encoding 3-isopropylmalate dehydrogenase, coding for MTDKSYKIAVLPGDGIGPEVMAQAHKVLDAIEKKHGIAFERDEHDVGGIAIDNHGCPLPESTVKACEESDAVLFGSVGGPKWEHLPANDQPERGALLPLRKHFQLFCNLRPAQIHAGLEAFSPLRADISGRGFDIVVVRELTGGIYFGQPKGREGEGPTEKAFDTEVYHRFEIERIAKIAFESARLRRKKVCSIDKANVLQSSILWREVVEQIAKDYPDVELSHMYIDNATMQLIKDPAQFDVMLCSNIFGDIISDECAMITGSMGMLPSASLNESKFGLYEPAGGSAPDIAGKNIANPVAQILSAALMLRYSLGEEAAALDIENAVSKALSAGELTGDLAGDNLALSTSEMGDKIAEYILNS
- the leuA gene encoding 2-isopropylmalate synthase, which gives rise to MNDQVIIFDTTLRDGEQALSASLTVKEKLQIAYALERLGVDVIEAGFPVSSPGDFESVQTIAKHIKNSRVCALSRAVAKDIDAAAQALKVADAFRIHTFISTSTVHVQDKLRRSYDDVVEMAIKAVRHARNYTDDVEFSCEDAGRTPIDNLCRMVEAAIDAGASTINIPDTVGYTVPSEFGGIIQTLFNRVPNIDKAIISVHCHDDLGMSVANSIAAVQAGARQVEGTINGIGERAGNCSLEEIAMILKTRQEFMGVHTGLKHDEIHRTSKLVSQLCNMPIQSNKAIVGANAFSHSSGIHQDGMLKNKNTYEIMTPESIGLKNQALNLTSRSGRAAVKSHMDAMGYKDEEYNLDALYEDFLKLADRKGQVFDYDLEALMHFSNLREEDDFYKLNYLSVQSGSVMATTSVKMQCGDVEKSEAAVGNGPVDALYQCIYRVTGYEIVLDKFDLTAKGEGEDGLGQADIIANYKGRKYHGTGVSTDIVEASGQALLHVINSIHRADTIEEMKQKKIATV
- the leuC gene encoding 3-isopropylmalate dehydratase large subunit, encoding MAKTLYEKVYDAHVAVAAEGENPILYIDRHLVHEVTSPQAFDGLREKGRQVRQVSKTFATMDHNVSTTTKDINASGEMARIQMETLSKNCEEFGVTLYDINHKYQGIVHVMGPELGITLPGMTIVCGDSHTATHGAFGSLAFGIGTSEVEHVLATQTLKQARAKTMKIEVKGKVASGITAKDIVLAIIGETTAAGGTGYVVEFCGEAITDLSMEGRMTVCNMAIELGAKAGLIAPDETTFEYIKGRKFSPQGADFDAAVEYWKTLKTDDDAQFDAVVTLNAADIKPQVTWGTNPGQVIAVDQPIPAPESFADPVEKASAEKALAYMGLEAGKSLSDYNVDKVFVGSCTNSRIEDMRAAADVAKGRKVAAHVQALIVPGSEQVKAQAEAEGLDVIFKEAGFEWRLPGCSMCLAMNNDRLGPHERCASTSNRNFEGRQGRDGRTHLVSPAMAAAAAIAGHFVDIRELAFFDK
- the leuD gene encoding 3-isopropylmalate dehydratase small subunit encodes the protein MSGFKQHTGLVVPLDAANVDTDAIIPKQFLQKVSRLGFGKHLFHDWRFLDDAGEQPNPEFVMNAPRYKGASILLARENFGCGSSREHAPWALADYGIKAMIAPSFADIFYGNSINNQMVPVRLTEQEVDEIFQFVEAHENAEVEVDLEANVVRANGKEYGFEIDSFRRHCLLNGLDNIGLTLQHADKIAEYEANIPSFLS